A genomic stretch from Candidatus Flexicrinis proximus includes:
- the folE gene encoding GTP cyclohydrolase I FolE, with product MNTKHQNGHSDNGGQNGHTNGSHRNAYDTEEPADIETTLREKFTSEAFLRTFELDLPPVDTDAIEDATRAVLTAVGENPDREGLARTPVRVAKAFTEMLSGYRADPQALINDALFDVEYDDMVIVRDIPYQSLCEHHMLPFLGKAHVAYIPNGKVIGLSKIPRIVDMFAQRLQVQERMTRQIAEFIHEVLQPRGVAVVMDGVHMCSMIRGVKKHGSGMTTSAMLGVFRSDERTRSEFMAHIQRASGQSMF from the coding sequence ATGAATACAAAGCATCAGAACGGCCACTCCGATAACGGCGGTCAGAACGGCCATACCAATGGCAGTCACCGCAATGCTTATGACACGGAAGAACCCGCGGACATCGAGACCACTCTCCGTGAAAAATTCACGTCGGAAGCCTTCTTGCGCACCTTCGAGTTGGATCTGCCTCCTGTAGATACCGATGCCATTGAGGACGCCACCCGCGCGGTGCTCACCGCCGTGGGCGAAAACCCTGACCGCGAAGGTCTGGCGCGCACCCCTGTTCGCGTCGCCAAAGCTTTTACCGAAATGCTCTCCGGCTATCGTGCCGATCCGCAGGCGCTCATCAACGACGCCCTCTTTGATGTTGAATACGACGACATGGTCATCGTGCGCGACATTCCCTATCAATCCCTGTGCGAGCATCATATGCTGCCGTTCCTGGGTAAGGCCCACGTCGCCTACATCCCCAACGGCAAGGTCATCGGACTCAGCAAGATCCCTCGTATCGTCGATATGTTCGCCCAGCGCCTTCAGGTACAGGAGCGCATGACCCGCCAGATCGCCGAGTTTATCCATGAAGTGCTTCAGCCCAGGGGCGTCGCCGTCGTGATGGACGGCGTCCACATGTGCTCCATGATCCGCGGCGTCAAGAAACACGGAAGCGGTATGACCACCAGCGCCATGCTTGGCGTCTTCCGCAGTGACGAGCGCACCCGTTCCGAGTTCATGGCCCACATCCAGCGCGCCAGCGGCCAATCTATGTTTTAG
- a CDS encoding inorganic diphosphatase, translating into MTLHLWHNLASGPNLPEVIYAVVEVPKGSRNKYEYSKKAGIIKLDRVLFSPLHYPGDYGFIPQTYWGDGDPLDVLVMMNEATFPGCVIEARPVGMFKMIDKGEQDYKVLAVPATDPNFDEYRDLSDLPQHFPKEVAHFFMVYKQLQGTEVTNEGWVGADEAKKAVMEGIRLYRESFPPMGQGV; encoded by the coding sequence ATGACCCTGCATCTGTGGCACAACCTGGCAAGCGGCCCGAATCTACCAGAAGTGATTTACGCCGTGGTGGAAGTCCCGAAAGGCAGCCGCAACAAATACGAGTACAGCAAGAAGGCCGGCATCATCAAGCTGGACCGCGTCTTGTTCAGCCCGCTGCATTACCCTGGCGATTACGGCTTCATCCCGCAGACCTACTGGGGAGATGGCGACCCGCTGGACGTGCTAGTGATGATGAACGAGGCGACCTTCCCCGGATGCGTGATCGAAGCGCGGCCGGTGGGAATGTTCAAGATGATCGATAAGGGCGAACAGGACTATAAGGTGCTGGCGGTGCCGGCAACCGATCCGAATTTTGACGAGTACCGCGACCTGTCGGACCTGCCGCAGCACTTCCCGAAAGAGGTCGCCCACTTCTTCATGGTCTACAAACAGCTTCAGGGGACGGAAGTCACCAACGAGGGCTGGGTGGGGGCGGACGAGGCCAAGAAGGCGGTCATGGAAGGGATCCGGCTGTACCGCGAGTCGTTCCCGCCCATGGGACAGGGCGTTTAG
- the tsaE gene encoding tRNA (adenosine(37)-N6)-threonylcarbamoyltransferase complex ATPase subunit type 1 TsaE: MPILKVGELDLISHSAEQTLRLGARLGALLAPGHLICLSGEMGAGKTVFCNGLGQGWGAFEPLVSPTYTIVHQHHRDSDQALLYHLDCYRLNSADDADSIEFDDLLDSGAVLLIEWPEKIASRLPVECLWVRLRTVDATHRSLSFLPTGARYITLIEQFRQKVIGD; encoded by the coding sequence GTGCCAATCCTCAAAGTCGGCGAACTTGACCTCATCAGCCACAGCGCGGAGCAGACCTTGCGCTTGGGCGCGCGCCTCGGCGCGTTGCTTGCACCCGGCCATCTCATTTGCCTTTCCGGCGAAATGGGCGCGGGTAAGACCGTGTTCTGTAATGGGCTGGGGCAGGGCTGGGGCGCCTTCGAACCGCTGGTCAGCCCTACCTATACCATCGTCCACCAGCACCACCGCGACTCCGATCAGGCGCTTTTGTACCACCTTGACTGCTACCGCCTCAACAGCGCCGATGATGCCGACTCGATCGAGTTCGACGACCTGCTCGACAGCGGCGCTGTGCTGCTCATCGAATGGCCGGAGAAGATCGCCTCGCGTCTGCCAGTGGAATGTCTTTGGGTGCGCCTCCGCACCGTCGACGCCACCCATCGCAGCTTGAGTTTCCTGCCCACGGGCGCGCGCTACATCACCCTGATCGAGCAGTTCCGCCAAAAAGTGATCGGCGATTGA
- a CDS encoding homoserine O-acetyltransferase: protein MDFEFIPQRKSDGSVGIVQTHFAHFSESLSLRGGGLLPEFTLAYETYGTLNADHSNAILICHALSGDAHVAGYHTHDPAEPPGWWDDAVGPGKMFDTDRFFVVCSNVIGGCRGSTGPLSIAPDGQPYRLRFPIVTVHDMVQAQRRLIDFLDIECLFATVGASMGGMQALEWGVAFPDRVRNVLFIASTPRSTPLNVAFNEVGRQAIYNDPRWNRGDYDDERPEGGLAVARMIGHITYMSDAAFERKFGREFQASSTPGYTFDTDFAVESYLKHQGEKFNRRFDANSYLYITKALDYFDIAEGYGSQAAALSRLMASTLIVTFTSDWLYPPPASIEMAATLARLGKSVEHHHVDADHGHDSFLLEVDRMAEIVGGYLRRASSDSEIAAD, encoded by the coding sequence ATGGACTTCGAATTCATCCCGCAGCGTAAATCAGACGGTTCGGTAGGCATCGTGCAAACGCACTTTGCCCATTTCAGCGAATCGCTTAGCCTTCGCGGCGGCGGACTCCTGCCGGAGTTCACGCTCGCCTATGAAACCTACGGCACGCTGAACGCCGACCACAGCAACGCCATCCTCATCTGCCACGCTCTCAGCGGTGACGCCCATGTCGCCGGCTATCACACCCACGACCCCGCCGAGCCGCCGGGCTGGTGGGACGATGCCGTTGGCCCCGGCAAGATGTTCGATACCGATCGCTTTTTCGTTGTTTGCTCCAACGTGATCGGCGGCTGCCGGGGCAGCACCGGCCCGCTCTCCATCGCCCCTGACGGCCAACCGTATCGCCTGCGCTTCCCGATCGTCACCGTCCACGACATGGTCCAGGCCCAGCGCCGCCTGATCGACTTCCTCGACATCGAATGCCTCTTTGCCACGGTCGGTGCGAGCATGGGGGGCATGCAGGCGCTCGAGTGGGGCGTTGCCTTCCCGGATCGCGTCCGCAATGTGCTCTTTATCGCCAGTACGCCGCGCTCCACGCCGCTCAACGTCGCCTTCAACGAGGTCGGCCGTCAGGCCATCTACAACGACCCGCGCTGGAATCGCGGTGACTACGACGACGAACGGCCCGAAGGCGGGTTAGCCGTCGCCCGCATGATCGGCCATATCACCTACATGAGCGATGCCGCCTTCGAGCGCAAATTCGGCCGCGAGTTCCAGGCCAGCAGCACGCCGGGCTACACCTTCGACACCGATTTCGCCGTCGAGAGCTATCTCAAGCATCAGGGCGAGAAATTCAATCGGCGCTTTGACGCCAACAGCTATCTCTACATCACCAAAGCCCTCGATTACTTCGACATCGCCGAAGGCTATGGCTCACAGGCCGCCGCGCTCTCGCGCCTTATGGCCTCCACGCTTATCGTCACCTTCACCAGCGACTGGCTCTACCCCCCGCCGGCCTCGATCGAAATGGCCGCCACGCTTGCGCGCCTCGGCAAGTCCGTCGAACATCACCACGTCGACGCCGACCACGGCCACGACTCGTTCCTGCTCGAAGTCGACCGCATGGCCGAAATCGTCGGCGGCTATCTACGCCGCGCATCCTCCGACAGCGAAATCGCCGCCGACTAG
- the tsaB gene encoding tRNA (adenosine(37)-N6)-threonylcarbamoyltransferase complex dimerization subunit type 1 TsaB yields MLLALDTATRQISLALHDGETLIAELTWPSDNQHTVQLIPAVQRLLEQCGLTPLALSAFAVAVGPGSFTGLRIGVAAAKAMAAARNAPLVGVNTLDISASGHPGASQNALVAAAAAGRGRVVVRSYTWRKNEWRPRSDMRLTDWAGLVASLDGAATITGDIDAAGLAALKQAQAAGVPLTIAPAGYRLRRAGILAQLAWDQLAEKVPPGTFDPSRIVPIYVKSDSA; encoded by the coding sequence ATGTTGCTTGCCCTCGATACCGCCACCCGGCAGATTAGCCTCGCCCTCCACGACGGGGAAACCCTCATCGCGGAGTTGACCTGGCCCTCCGATAACCAGCACACCGTCCAGCTCATCCCCGCCGTCCAGCGCCTGCTTGAGCAGTGCGGCCTGACCCCGCTCGCGCTGTCGGCTTTTGCCGTCGCCGTCGGTCCGGGGTCGTTTACTGGCCTGCGGATCGGGGTCGCCGCTGCTAAAGCAATGGCCGCCGCCCGTAACGCCCCGCTCGTCGGCGTCAACACCCTCGACATCTCTGCCTCCGGTCATCCCGGCGCTTCTCAGAACGCTCTCGTTGCCGCGGCGGCTGCCGGTCGCGGGCGCGTCGTCGTCCGCAGCTATACCTGGCGCAAAAACGAATGGCGCCCCCGCAGCGACATGCGCCTGACCGATTGGGCCGGGCTGGTCGCCAGTCTCGATGGCGCCGCCACCATCACCGGCGATATCGACGCGGCCGGGCTTGCCGCGCTCAAACAGGCGCAGGCCGCTGGCGTGCCCCTCACCATCGCTCCGGCCGGCTATCGCCTGCGCCGCGCGGGCATCCTTGCCCAGCTCGCCTGGGATCAGCTTGCCGAAAAAGTGCCGCCGGGGACCTTCGATCCCTCGCGCATCGTCCCCATCTACGTCAAGAGCGACTCCGCATGA
- a CDS encoding MFS transporter, which yields MNATQKNLRTFYAIIGTQTLSIIGSRLSGLAVGFEVFRQTGQATPLLLVSLFSLLPNIFAANIGGVLADRWDRRKLMLVADAGQALCSLLLLISFASGSFQIWHLYVLVIVGQVLASVQGPAFMASITMLVPDEQRDRANALTQLSGPLAGIIAPILSGLLYAAIGVVGTIAIDLATFAAAAMVFMFVHIPMPSGAHAEAAAKDGVWRSFTTGFGFLWSRKPMLVLVMQFALVNFCIGGAMGLEMAYTVSRTGSEQATGLILGVSSVGGLIGGIIMSVWGGTRPRIHTIMPALIMGGTFLALFGLAQSTLWLSVTVFLMMFPIAFVNAPVISILQNKTPPELQGRVFAVLSQISIVLMPIAYLLFGYLADNVLEPAVGTADWARYAPLFGSGQGSGMAVIFFACGVLMTVSSVLAYMLPMVRKMEATLPDYEAQATPDSETGTADETREGLELAAAG from the coding sequence ATGAACGCAACGCAAAAGAACCTGAGGACATTTTACGCGATTATCGGCACGCAAACGCTGTCGATCATCGGATCGCGGCTGAGCGGGCTGGCCGTCGGTTTCGAGGTATTCCGGCAGACGGGACAGGCGACGCCGCTGCTGCTGGTGAGCCTGTTCTCGCTGCTGCCAAACATCTTCGCGGCGAACATCGGCGGCGTGCTGGCCGACCGGTGGGACCGGCGCAAGCTGATGCTGGTGGCCGACGCCGGGCAAGCGCTGTGTTCGCTGCTGCTGCTGATCAGCTTCGCCAGCGGGAGCTTCCAAATCTGGCATCTGTACGTCCTGGTGATCGTAGGACAGGTACTGGCTTCGGTTCAAGGGCCGGCGTTCATGGCGTCGATCACGATGCTGGTGCCGGACGAGCAGCGCGACCGCGCGAACGCCCTGACCCAGCTTTCCGGGCCGCTGGCGGGGATCATCGCGCCGATCCTGTCGGGGCTGCTGTACGCGGCTATCGGGGTAGTCGGGACGATCGCGATCGACCTGGCGACCTTTGCAGCCGCAGCGATGGTGTTCATGTTCGTGCACATCCCGATGCCCAGCGGCGCCCACGCAGAAGCGGCGGCGAAGGACGGCGTTTGGCGGTCGTTCACGACGGGGTTCGGGTTTCTGTGGTCGCGGAAGCCGATGCTGGTGCTGGTGATGCAGTTCGCGCTGGTCAACTTTTGCATCGGCGGCGCGATGGGGCTGGAGATGGCATATACGGTCAGCCGCACGGGCAGCGAACAGGCCACGGGGCTGATCCTGGGCGTCAGCAGCGTCGGGGGGCTGATCGGCGGGATCATCATGAGCGTTTGGGGCGGCACACGCCCGCGAATCCATACGATCATGCCGGCGCTGATTATGGGAGGGACATTCCTGGCGCTGTTCGGGCTGGCGCAGAGCACGCTGTGGCTGAGCGTGACGGTGTTCCTGATGATGTTCCCGATCGCATTCGTCAACGCGCCGGTGATCAGCATCCTGCAGAACAAGACGCCGCCGGAGCTTCAAGGGCGGGTGTTCGCGGTGTTGAGCCAAATCTCGATCGTCCTGATGCCGATTGCCTACCTCCTTTTCGGATACCTGGCCGATAACGTGCTGGAGCCGGCGGTCGGAACGGCGGATTGGGCGCGTTATGCGCCGCTGTTCGGCAGCGGGCAGGGGTCGGGGATGGCGGTGATCTTCTTCGCATGCGGCGTACTGATGACGGTTTCGAGCGTACTGGCCTACATGCTGCCGATGGTGCGGAAGATGGAGGCGACGCTACCGGATTATGAAGCACAGGCGACGCCGGACAGCGAGACGGGTACGGCTGACGAGACCCGCGAAGGGCTGGAGCTGGCCGCCGCCGGATAG
- a CDS encoding nitroreductase family protein, which yields MPILKHPAQTSVPIHPLLAERWSSRAFSDEPVSRDTLLSLFEAARWSPSCFNEQSWRFIVATRDTPDAHTQLAGCFTTSNQRWCRAAWVLMLAISMDTFTVDASPNRMAHYDVGQAVQNLTVQATARGLNVRQAAGIDLAQIRDLYKVPDTATVLCAVAVGYPGDSDALVPPLNERERQPRTRRPLSELFFADEFGTPFTG from the coding sequence ATGCCCATCCTGAAGCATCCCGCCCAGACCTCCGTCCCCATTCACCCGCTTCTCGCCGAACGCTGGAGCAGTCGCGCCTTCAGCGATGAACCAGTTTCACGTGACACTCTCCTCAGCCTCTTCGAAGCTGCCCGCTGGTCGCCTTCCTGCTTCAACGAGCAGTCCTGGCGCTTCATCGTCGCCACCCGCGATACCCCGGACGCGCACACTCAGCTTGCTGGGTGCTTCACGACGTCGAATCAACGCTGGTGCAGAGCCGCCTGGGTGCTCATGCTCGCCATTTCGATGGATACCTTTACGGTGGATGCTTCGCCTAATCGCATGGCGCATTACGACGTCGGGCAGGCCGTCCAGAACCTGACTGTTCAGGCCACCGCTCGCGGGCTGAACGTCCGTCAAGCCGCCGGGATCGACCTCGCTCAGATCCGTGACCTCTATAAAGTCCCGGACACTGCGACCGTCCTTTGCGCCGTCGCTGTGGGTTACCCGGGCGACTCGGACGCACTCGTGCCGCCCCTCAATGAGCGCGAGCGCCAGCCCCGCACCCGCAGGCCGCTGTCCGAACTGTTCTTCGCGGACGAGTTCGGTACGCCCTTCACCGGCTGA
- a CDS encoding threonine--tRNA ligase, which produces MSQPYSESQLYKIRHSTAHVMAEAMLERFPEAHIAIGPPIEDGFYYDFGLPRPITDEDLKWVEQRMKQILRGGHDFSVRDVNVDEALALFKDQPFKVELINDLVNGRTDENGAEIAAPATKLTVYKQDTFLDLCRGPHVANTREINPDAVSITYKPPAGAYWRGDENRQMLTRIYGTAWQTPEELQEYLDRLEEAKQRDHRFLGEKLGLFVLDPLVGRGLPLWLPNGAILRDTMERWLRQLQIEHGYQPVVTPHIGSIDLYKTSGHYPYYKDSQYAPIDVDGELFLLKPMNCPHHIMIYRSALRSFRDLPLRLAEFGTVYRYEKSGQLHGLTRVRGFTVDDAHLFVMPEQVDAEFISVVKLAQYVLGTLGMSDFRARIGVRDPKSDKFVGDDALWETATSAIIRACDSLGLKYTVEEGEAAFYGPKLDLVVRDVLKREWQLGTVQVDPNLPERFDLEYVGSDAQRHRPVMIHRALFGSIERFLGILIEHFAGAFPAWLAPVQVALIPIADRHVEYLEGVAAKLQAIGIRAEVDRTNNRMGAKIAVARDQQIPYMLIAGDRDAAASAVSVRLRTDEDRGQMPVDDFVAHIARIVAEKSLEL; this is translated from the coding sequence ATGTCCCAACCCTATTCAGAAAGCCAGCTCTACAAGATCCGTCATTCGACGGCGCACGTAATGGCGGAAGCCATGCTTGAGCGCTTCCCTGAAGCGCACATCGCCATCGGCCCCCCGATCGAAGATGGCTTCTACTACGATTTCGGCCTCCCGCGTCCCATCACCGACGAAGACCTCAAGTGGGTCGAACAGCGCATGAAGCAGATTCTGCGCGGCGGCCACGACTTTTCCGTCCGGGATGTCAACGTCGACGAAGCCCTGGCCCTTTTCAAGGATCAGCCCTTCAAGGTCGAGTTGATCAATGACCTGGTCAACGGCCGCACCGACGAAAACGGCGCTGAAATCGCCGCGCCCGCCACCAAACTTACGGTCTACAAGCAGGATACCTTCCTGGACCTCTGCCGTGGCCCGCACGTCGCCAACACGCGCGAGATCAACCCGGACGCCGTCAGTATTACCTATAAGCCGCCCGCCGGTGCCTATTGGCGCGGCGATGAAAATCGCCAGATGCTCACGCGCATCTACGGCACGGCCTGGCAGACGCCTGAAGAACTCCAGGAATATCTCGACCGTCTCGAAGAAGCCAAACAGCGCGACCACCGCTTCCTGGGCGAAAAGCTCGGCCTGTTTGTCCTCGACCCGCTTGTCGGCCGCGGCTTGCCCCTCTGGCTGCCCAACGGCGCTATCCTGCGCGATACCATGGAGCGCTGGCTGCGTCAGCTCCAGATCGAGCACGGCTACCAGCCGGTGGTCACTCCCCACATCGGCAGCATCGACCTCTACAAGACTTCCGGCCACTATCCCTACTACAAGGATAGCCAGTACGCCCCCATCGACGTCGACGGCGAGCTGTTCCTGCTCAAGCCCATGAACTGCCCGCATCACATCATGATTTACCGTTCGGCCCTGCGCTCGTTCCGCGACCTGCCGCTCCGTCTGGCTGAATTCGGCACGGTCTACCGCTACGAGAAGTCCGGTCAGCTTCACGGCCTGACCCGCGTGCGCGGCTTCACGGTTGACGATGCCCATCTGTTCGTCATGCCGGAACAGGTTGACGCCGAGTTCATCTCCGTCGTCAAACTGGCCCAGTACGTGCTCGGTACGCTCGGCATGAGCGATTTCCGCGCTCGTATCGGTGTCCGCGACCCCAAGAGCGACAAGTTCGTCGGCGACGACGCCCTCTGGGAAACGGCGACCAGTGCCATCATCCGCGCCTGCGATAGCCTCGGCCTGAAGTACACGGTCGAGGAGGGGGAGGCCGCCTTCTATGGCCCGAAGCTCGACCTGGTCGTGCGCGACGTCCTCAAGCGCGAGTGGCAGCTCGGCACGGTGCAGGTCGACCCGAACCTGCCGGAACGCTTCGACCTTGAATATGTCGGCTCAGACGCGCAGCGCCATCGCCCGGTGATGATCCACCGCGCGCTGTTCGGCAGTATCGAGCGCTTCCTCGGCATCCTGATCGAGCACTTCGCGGGTGCCTTCCCGGCCTGGCTCGCGCCTGTACAGGTCGCGCTCATCCCCATCGCCGACCGCCATGTCGAGTATCTCGAGGGCGTTGCCGCCAAACTCCAGGCCATCGGCATCCGCGCCGAGGTCGACCGCACAAATAACCGGATGGGGGCCAAGATCGCCGTCGCCCGCGACCAGCAGATCCCCTACATGCTCATCGCCGGGGACCGTGACGCCGCCGCCAGCGCCGTCAGTGTCCGCCTCCGTACCGACGAGGATCGCGGCCAGATGCCCGTCGATGACTTTGTCGCCCATATCGCCCGCATCGTCGCGGAGAAATCGCTCGAACTTTAG
- a CDS encoding NAD(P)-dependent oxidoreductase — protein sequence MAKYLITGGAGFLGINMTRYLLARGHQVVSLDIAPFDYPESSQITEVTGDIRNRADVEKAMLGVEIVIHTAAALPLYKKEDIFSTDIEGTRTVATVAHERGVKRFIHISSTAVYGVPDHHPLFENDQLIGVGPYGIAKIEAEKVCFDFRAKGMCVPVIRPKSFIGQERLGVFALLFDWAKDGKNFPIPGKGNNRYQYLDVEDLCDAIYLCATLPEDVANDTFNVGAKEFGTFKGDFQAVLDHAGKGRKVVSIPVAPALWTLRFLDKLRLSPLYPWVYETAIKDSFVSIEKAETKLGWKPKFSNKDALIRNYDWYVANLAAFENKSGISHRVPWKQGALRIAKMFF from the coding sequence ATGGCTAAATATCTCATCACCGGGGGCGCAGGCTTCCTCGGCATCAACATGACCCGCTACCTGCTCGCGCGCGGCCATCAGGTCGTCTCGCTCGATATCGCTCCCTTCGACTATCCCGAGAGTTCCCAGATCACCGAAGTCACTGGCGACATCCGTAACCGTGCCGATGTCGAAAAGGCCATGCTCGGCGTCGAAATCGTCATCCACACCGCCGCCGCCCTCCCGCTCTACAAGAAAGAAGACATCTTCAGCACCGACATCGAGGGTACGCGTACCGTCGCCACCGTCGCCCATGAGCGCGGCGTCAAGCGCTTTATCCATATCTCCTCGACGGCTGTCTACGGCGTTCCCGACCACCATCCCCTCTTTGAAAACGACCAGCTCATCGGCGTCGGCCCGTACGGCATCGCCAAGATCGAAGCCGAGAAAGTCTGCTTCGACTTCCGCGCTAAGGGCATGTGCGTTCCGGTCATCCGCCCCAAGTCCTTCATCGGGCAGGAGCGCCTCGGCGTCTTCGCGCTGCTCTTCGACTGGGCCAAGGACGGCAAGAACTTCCCCATCCCTGGCAAGGGTAACAACCGCTATCAGTATCTCGACGTTGAAGACCTGTGCGATGCGATTTACCTCTGCGCCACGCTGCCGGAAGACGTCGCCAACGACACCTTCAATGTCGGCGCCAAGGAATTCGGCACCTTCAAAGGCGACTTCCAGGCCGTCCTCGACCACGCCGGCAAAGGCCGTAAAGTCGTCAGCATTCCGGTCGCCCCCGCCCTCTGGACACTCCGCTTCCTCGACAAACTGCGCCTCTCGCCCCTCTATCCCTGGGTCTACGAGACCGCCATCAAAGACTCGTTCGTCTCCATCGAGAAGGCCGAGACCAAACTCGGCTGGAAGCCCAAATTCAGCAACAAGGACGCCCTCATACGCAATTACGACTGGTATGTCGCCAACCTCGCCGCCTTCGAGAACAAATCCGGCATCAGCCACCGCGTTCCCTGGAAACAGGGTGCGCTGCGGATCGCCAAGATGTTTTTCTAA
- a CDS encoding GNAT family N-acetyltransferase: protein MTLTLRLMSLADVAQVASIEKQSFVVPWSPRTYAYEIGESESSHMVVLAGPAALPPNPSALMRLLRAVGYTGGGATSTVLAYGGLWNLVDEAHISTIASHPASRRRGYGEAVLAGMMRRALVLNVDFVALEVRVTNLGAQTLYRKYGFEVHGVKPKYYLDNHEDAFDMRVFLNDASRRRVEQLYRDIRARLGFVDTFTESLHNL, encoded by the coding sequence ATGACTCTCACACTGCGCCTGATGTCTCTCGCCGATGTGGCTCAGGTCGCCAGCATCGAGAAACAGTCGTTTGTCGTCCCCTGGTCTCCCCGCACCTATGCCTACGAAATCGGCGAATCCGAGAGCAGCCACATGGTCGTCCTGGCTGGCCCCGCTGCGCTGCCTCCCAATCCGTCTGCCCTCATGCGGCTTCTGCGCGCCGTCGGTTATACCGGCGGTGGTGCCACTTCGACCGTGCTCGCCTATGGCGGCCTCTGGAACCTCGTCGACGAAGCCCACATCAGCACGATCGCCAGTCACCCGGCCTCCCGCCGCCGTGGCTATGGCGAAGCCGTCCTGGCGGGCATGATGCGCCGCGCCCTCGTCCTCAACGTTGACTTTGTCGCGCTGGAGGTTCGCGTCACTAACCTCGGCGCCCAGACCCTCTACCGTAAATACGGCTTCGAGGTGCATGGCGTCAAACCGAAGTACTACCTCGACAACCACGAAGACGCGTTTGATATGCGCGTCTTTCTCAACGACGCCAGCCGCCGCCGGGTCGAGCAGCTCTATCGCGATATCCGTGCCCGTCTCGGTTTTGTAGACACCTTCACCGAATCGCTCCACAACCTCTGA
- a CDS encoding nitroreductase family deazaflavin-dependent oxidoreductase: MFVDPEASAAANSDQSSTFTGEWPLVRQPHNKFLRRLPVVLYRLGFGPFLGIMPFLVLTTRGGSDLVRYTPLEYRRHGSRIYVLATRSDAKWLQRVTEDGVVTVRIGVQDFPAAATVVSDEAEAVRALFQFRMDAPIPLRWIYWSGRNRNIVHPQNFKDAARRYTFVRLEKLEGRAKAIEGVPADRAWMTWLFVAAVALTLYLTRQRQ, encoded by the coding sequence GTGTTCGTTGATCCAGAAGCCTCGGCAGCGGCCAATTCCGACCAAAGCAGCACGTTTACGGGCGAATGGCCGCTGGTACGCCAACCGCATAACAAATTTCTGCGCCGGCTGCCGGTGGTGCTGTACCGGTTGGGGTTCGGCCCTTTCCTGGGAATCATGCCGTTCCTGGTGCTGACGACACGCGGCGGTTCCGATCTGGTGCGGTATACCCCGCTAGAATACCGGCGCCACGGGAGCCGCATCTACGTGCTTGCGACACGATCCGACGCGAAGTGGCTGCAGCGCGTGACGGAGGATGGCGTGGTGACGGTGCGGATCGGGGTGCAGGACTTCCCGGCGGCGGCCACGGTGGTGAGCGACGAAGCAGAAGCGGTGCGGGCACTGTTCCAGTTTCGGATGGATGCGCCGATCCCACTGCGCTGGATCTACTGGTCGGGCCGGAACAGGAACATCGTCCACCCGCAAAATTTCAAGGATGCCGCGAGACGGTACACGTTTGTGCGGCTGGAGAAGCTGGAGGGGCGGGCGAAGGCGATAGAGGGCGTGCCGGCTGACCGCGCCTGGATGACGTGGCTGTTCGTCGCGGCGGTGGCACTGACGCTGTACCTGACGCGGCAGCGTCAATGA
- the rnhA gene encoding ribonuclease HI, with protein MSNDKDKLTPLPDVVIHTDGGCAPNPGPGGWAALLQYGTVQKELSGGAPQTTNNQMELTAAIEALAALKKPCRVALYTDSQYLRRGITEWLKDWKKRGWKTADKQPVKNRDLWERLDQLAANHDISWHWVKGHAGHAHNERVDQLASAALERFRAAGSAAPEPE; from the coding sequence ATGTCAAATGATAAAGACAAGCTGACACCACTCCCGGATGTCGTCATCCACACTGACGGCGGCTGCGCGCCGAACCCCGGCCCTGGCGGCTGGGCTGCCCTTCTCCAATACGGCACCGTTCAGAAAGAACTCTCAGGTGGCGCGCCCCAGACCACCAACAATCAGATGGAACTCACCGCCGCCATCGAAGCCCTCGCCGCCTTGAAGAAGCCCTGCCGCGTGGCCCTCTACACCGACAGCCAGTATCTCCGCCGCGGCATCACCGAATGGCTCAAAGACTGGAAGAAGCGTGGCTGGAAAACTGCCGACAAACAGCCGGTAAAGAACCGTGATCTCTGGGAACGCCTCGATCAGTTAGCCGCCAACCACGACATTTCGTGGCACTGGGTCAAAGGCCATGCCGGCCATGCCCATAACGAACGCGTCGATCAGCTCGCCTCCGCCGCCCTTGAGCGATTCCGCGCCGCCGGCTCCGCTGCACCTGAACCTGAGTAA